A part of Bacteroidia bacterium genomic DNA contains:
- a CDS encoding DUF423 domain-containing protein encodes MNKIWLIIGGIMGFLSVAIGAFGAHGLKDTLIKNALKGQLDKNHYIDIFETGVKYQMFHTLAILLIAYLIHEYPDKNYHWVGICFLAGTVIFSGSLYVLSATGIRALGAITPIGGILFLTGWAILIYKAL; translated from the coding sequence ATGAATAAAATTTGGTTGATAATTGGAGGAATAATGGGATTTTTATCTGTAGCCATAGGTGCCTTTGGCGCTCATGGGCTAAAAGATACCTTGATTAAAAACGCACTAAAAGGTCAATTAGATAAGAATCACTACATAGACATTTTTGAAACAGGAGTAAAATATCAAATGTTTCATACTTTGGCTATTTTGTTAATAGCTTACCTTATACACGAATATCCTGATAAAAATTACCATTGGGTAGGTATCTGTTTTTTGGCAGGTACTGTTATTTTTTCAGGTTCTTTGTACGTTCTATCCGCAACGGGAATCCGAGCGCTGGGTGCTATTACTCCTATCGGTGGAATACTTTTTTTGACAGGATGGGCAATTTTAATCTACAAAGCATTGTAA